One stretch of Zingiber officinale cultivar Zhangliang chromosome 6B, Zo_v1.1, whole genome shotgun sequence DNA includes these proteins:
- the LOC121992891 gene encoding uncharacterized protein LOC121992891 isoform X2, translating to MGEMAVREEKEQDPRIPRIVSCIRVVPDFPKKGIMFQDITTLLLDPKAFKDTVDLFVERYTGRDICVVAVDQQRAASSEQRAADDALPRSWFLFCMPNLCWFVEVESGLLLLTLTLLLGPHFDVNGYDCEPTAFAESSMLEIAALGCGEYNCYSHLLSSDNKTLLILD from the exons ATGGGAGAGATGGCGGTTCGTGAGGAGAAGGAGCAGGACCCGCGCATTCCGCGCATCGTTTCCTGCATCCGCGTGGTGCCTGACTTCCCCAAGAAAG GGATTATGTTCCAAGACATCACCACGCTGTTGCTCGATCCAAAAGCGTTCAAGGACACGGTCGATTTGTTCGTGGAGCGGTACACAGGAAGGGACATCTGCGTCGTCGCTG TAGACCAGCAGCGAGCAGCGAGCAGCGAGCAGCGAGCAGCGGACGACGCCCTGCCGCGCTCATGGTTTCTTTTCTGTATGCCGAATCTGTGCTGGTTTGTGGAGGTGGAGTCAGGCCTGCTTCTACTCACGCTGACCTTGCTCCTCGGTCCCCACTTCGATGTAAACGG GTATGATTGTGAACCAACAGCATTTGCGGAGAGTTCTATGCTTGAGATTGCAGCCCTTGGATGTGGGGAATATAATTGTTATTCTCATTTGCTGTCCTCAGATAATAAAACATTGCTCATCTTGGACTGA